Sequence from the Chloroflexaceae bacterium genome:
TGGGACGGAAAACTGCGCCCTCGCGGATCGTCTTCGCTGCGCACCAGACCAACTTTGCGCGCCACAATTGCTTCGACTCGCGTCACGCCGCCTACTACACGGCGCGCGCCCGCGGCGGCGCGGGGGTGATCATCCTCGAGGGCAGCGTGGTGCATCCCTCCGACTGGCCCTACGAGTATGCGATCTTTGGCTACGATGAGCGCATTGTGCCCACCTACCGGATGATCGCCGACGCCCTGCGCCCCTACGGCCCGGTGGTGCTGGCTCAACTCACCCACAGCGGCATGCAGGGCACCAGCCACTACTCCCAGGCGGCCCTCTGGGCGCCCTCGCCCGTCCCCGATGTCAACAGCCGCGAGGTCCCCAAGGAGATGGAGCCGGAGGACATCGCCGCGGTAATTGATGGCTTCGCCACGGCGGCGCGCTACGCCATCGAGGGCGGTCTCGACGGGGTGGAGATCAACGCCGGACCGGAGAGCCTGGTGCGCCAGTTCCTCTCCCCCCTGACCAACCAGCGCCAGGATGAGTACGGCGGCCCGCTGGAGAACCGCCTGCGCTTCGCCCGCGAGGTGATCGCCGCGGTGCGCCGCGCTGTCGGCGACGAGGTGGTGGTGGGCCTGCGCCTCAGCGGCGACGAGCACGCCCCCTGGGCGGGCATCAAGCCCGGCGACGCCGCCGAGATCGCCCGCATCCTCAGCAGCGAACAGCAGATTGACTACCTCAGCGTCACCAGCGGCAGCATCTACACCCCGCACCTGATCCGCGCCGGGCTGTACATGCCTCCCGGCTACGCCCTGCACCTGGCCGCCGAGATCAAGGAGGCCGTGCGCATCCCCGTCTTCGCCCAGGGCAGCATCGTGGACCCGCGGCAGGCGGCGATGGTGCTGGTGGAGGGCCGGGCCGACGCGGTGAAGATGACCCGCGCCCTGATCGCCGATCCCGATCTGCCGCGCAAGGTGCGCGAGGGGCGCGCCGAGGACGTGCGCCAGTGCATCCTCTGCAACCAGGATTGCGTGGTGCAGAGCGTGCAAAACCCGCGTCTGAGCTGTTCGATCAATCCCGCCGCGGGCCACGAGGCCCACGCCGAGTTCGCCACCCTGCCCCCGGCGGTGCGCCCGAAGCGGGTGATGGTCATCGGCGGCGGCCCGGCGGGGATGGAGGCCGCCCGCGTCGCCGCCCTGCGCGGCCACCGCGTGACCCTCTACGAGCAGAACGAGATCCTGGGGGGCGCGCTG
This genomic interval carries:
- a CDS encoding mycofactocin system FadH/OYE family oxidoreductase 2, translated to MAELFAPLFQPLRLGRKTAPSRIVFAAHQTNFARHNCFDSRHAAYYTARARGGAGVIILEGSVVHPSDWPYEYAIFGYDERIVPTYRMIADALRPYGPVVLAQLTHSGMQGTSHYSQAALWAPSPVPDVNSREVPKEMEPEDIAAVIDGFATAARYAIEGGLDGVEINAGPESLVRQFLSPLTNQRQDEYGGPLENRLRFAREVIAAVRRAVGDEVVVGLRLSGDEHAPWAGIKPGDAAEIARILSSEQQIDYLSVTSGSIYTPHLIRAGLYMPPGYALHLAAEIKEAVRIPVFAQGSIVDPRQAAMVLVEGRADAVKMTRALIADPDLPRKVREGRAEDVRQCILCNQDCVVQSVQNPRLSCSINPAAGHEAHAEFATLPPAVRPKRVMVIGGGPAGMEAARVAALRGHRVTLYEQNEILGGALLLASAEPGRKRLELIGQWLEAQIRKLGVTIKLGVTATFETVRAEMPDAVIVAVGGVPVLYPGVDFDNSVPVLNERDVLGGAPLPPTGKAVVLDEIGDHDGMAVAEWLVQKGWKVEIVTRDMFCGQRLTATQELTAWNQRAWSKGVVFHPQREAVRVTNRTLIMVDRFSREEERIEQVDLIVDVTYDRPDETLYFTLKEAGFGSEGMPALYRAGDCVAPRRIGQAILEGYRAGRAV